The genomic interval tcATTTACTAATTTGTACCTATCCTCGATTGATAAATTCAAAAACATACTACACATATATAAAGCATGATTTCCGCGACACATCTCACAACAACGGTTACGTTTGGTCGTTTTCCCGTTATTTGTAGCTACATAACTCTGAGTGTGTGTTTGTGCTACCTGCGGTTTCGAATCAtgaaattgtttattgtgatatttattgtaatgAGAATTAGGGGGCTTGTGAAAACTATGAGCACTATTTGCGTTACTACTGACGTTCACCATTTCTAACAAATCAGCTCTATTTCTCAGGAATGTTAACAAgtcgtttaatattaatttacgttTAATTTCTTGGCCTTGAAAACCAGAAATAAGCGTTCCCTTATAAGTTTCCCATTCGCGTTCGGTCGAAGAATCAAGTTTGCAGACAATTAAGTATATAATTAGTGTATCCCATGATTCTGTGGGCTCGCCCAACGATTTCAATGAACGTAAATTTCGCAAAATAGAATCTATGAGTTTTCTAATGAGCAAAGGAGATTccttatttatattaggtatcGAAAATAAGGCTTTGACATGGTTGTGCACCAAAAGTCGATCATTTTGAAATCTATTGTGTAACAATTCCCATGCGTGGGTATAATTTTCTGCTGTGAACTCTAACGCACTTATAACCTGTAAAGCACCACCGCTAAGTGATGACCGCAAGTAGTGAAATTTATGAATCGCATTTAAATCTGCCCGTCCGTGTATCATCGTTAAATACGAATTTTTGAATTCGAGCCAGTCATCATACGAACCACTAAAAGAGGGTAATTTGAtgtcaggtaatttaatttgtaacgaTGCATTTTTGTCACTTGAAACCTGCGTATTTACCGAATTTTGGTTATTACTTTGGTCTTCTATAATTACTTTAGCGACAGAAACACTTCGAAAATATTGTTCTTCGAAGCTTTCGCGGTACtcaatatttattgaaagatCATTATCATCACAAAACTGTTCGATTTTATcttgaattttgtaaaactcATCAATAACTGATTCCAACTTCAAAATTCTTAAATTTAGTTCAACTGCTTGACATTTTGTAATAACCAAAttctgaaattttaaaatatagttttcAAAAGAAGTTACACGACCTTTCAGAATTCCTCTTTGTTTTTTGAGGTCTGAAACGGTTAatttaagttctctagaagGCGAATGACTACCCTCTCTTGACTTTGGTACATTCAGCTTTGATCTATCGCTATCCTCGCTCATTTTGAGAAGAATTTAGGAAACAAAAGGTACTTACAATCGTATAGATCACCCCGACGCTCGTTGCAATAGGCAGACCCGGCACCCACCAACGCGAcaacgtaggtaggtagttgtAACGGTTGCAATATCGACTGAAATCCGCAAACGCGACACAATATTAGCACAAATCGATTAAAATAGGAAGGGAAAGGAGTGGTTTAACCTGACCGTTATTCCAGAGCTGCTTCTTTCACAGGGTTTCTCTCTTGACACGCAACAGGTATCGACTTCTGTGGTATCTTGAATCCCGTCAGCTGGTGCGATGGAACATGTCATCCGGCGCGAAGGAACATGTTTCGAGCTCAGACTTTCGAATATTATGTTGGAATAAGGGTCTCTtcaatgactaattattattgaaattacggttttaacgtttatttaaagtgataggtttacagactgtatgcaacgagatcaaattgtcgagtgttagaaaccaaagagcataaaagagtaagagacggcactccatagatattttttgagctcacgcacacatatgcattttagagaacgacccgcaaatctttaccaaccgcacaaactacaggcggagctaccaacataatgccttattttctgacagtattagtgacgttcgtaataacttatcgattatcgatactttgctagggttgtaattgcatatcgatatctagtataggaaccttcaatattttaatgattactatttttattttatactatgtgtaagtaaaacgaagttttgtaacgtaaattatttatttcgaaataaaataggtatattacaataagtattgaacatgacatagcagttgtaggcatgaggaattattgaaaattataacaaagtacagaaatgataattttgtaaacttttattttcacaactttttctaagaaaaaataggatttttatttataaacatctttaattttcttatctgctgatcgaacctcagcctcaagattacttttcaatgctttgttgctgtgcttttttacttttgtcagcaaaattgttttcactttttatgaagctgtcattaatgattttacaactttttcttagaaaaaggtaacttaatattttaaacatcttatcataaatttctttattatgttgttgacatttaaaccaactaaaattacaatttgtactcaacattaagaaaatgaattttccaacattttccatatatatctggtcggcaatatggtcatgataaaattgtttagcttcatttacggtggtacataattgaattgttggataaacgagactttttttatcatgccaccattcgcgaagagatatatatgcatacaaatcattgtcaacaggagttttcacgctcaaacactcttcacaaattaaacaagaactgttctgtaatagtttggcagctaaatacccgcttacatatactactggttggttttcaaggctacacaaattttcaatgggctgttctaagttttcagggtccgggatagacaacacaggataaaattcagtgtctgtggaatcttgaacattaatttttatttctgttgtttttaaattagtttttaaaatgtctttatattccagcatatgtttattgttgtctgcttcacaattagcacttctgctatgaggcactttcagcccagtaaccatgcttgttttaagcgctgcagtaaagtgcgtgatagtgggatttctattggttacactgtgttgcctaatgattccaaataagttttccagagagtcttggttaaactgtctaaggttcatatatttaaacccttcattctttaacttttcccaaatatcgtttaaggatttgatagatatttgatatccctttacgcatttaacattttttagtatcgtgttttctgctgttataaattttatggtttttaacttatcagtataaaaggtccaagactcaatgtgattacttgatgtggaaacattttcccggatccctttctttacgtcatttaaagatgatggaccatttgtacaatcaaatagtttatctaactgttcaatcacaaatgctgtatcattgcaatcagaaacttctttccatgccatcatttttaaaatagctgccacggtattactcagagcatgcgcagcatacttcaccctcatcttagttttgaatgttggatttacaatggtactattcagttttttaaaatttaaaaaatttctgttgtgttcttctgcaactaccaaatgcctccattgtgcaatttttccatcgaaagacatatttccacaaattgtttcgtaatgatttgaacaagtgagggatgtcatagattataaaaattttgtcattatttacagagaaaaagttgctatctatgccttgtccacagtttctttttaacatgttaagagctcctatatttgtagatccctgatcacaaactgttgttagaaccataaatccgatttcttttaattttttgatgatgtccgatataatttttgccagttttgctgttgatattgtgccttccacaaaatagtgcgcaatatattgtttgtatttatgtttagcaccctgtatcataaacactaacgcatggtctgcaattttcttttctcgtcccatgttctcgccctctccataatccacgtagccatccactttatcagcaatttcgttataaattatccgtttctttaacgccatctcgtcaaatattaacgagcaatatttattttcctttggcatacttgatgcttttgcctctaacatatcaattatatttttatttataccaggctccattggtatattttttaaaatcctttggagcgttttagtgcttggtagcgtaaacagcttttgcatatagcggtatgctttaggggaccgtttaaatatagccaaagcatatattttgttggctaaagtccacctttttccttgtgacttttttttgttattctgcactacatcctttactaacgatgtcagcacttccgaatctaacttgtctaaattcactcttgacttcgctatattccttattgtttttttttgcattttgtaactgtcgccaaagcctcttctctttaattgtaaatgttgatgaagtgtctgtaataaaaacatttccattagtaaaaaaaacaacattaaagcaaattgaattgaatattggttaattaatcagcaattttacttagttttttaaattaggatgttttatcttacctttcatttcaatgtttttcttaggtcttttataactgtggactaatatttctgcctgtgcatcttgatggcaaatgtttttatcatctgaaatattataaatatgcaaattagtttaaaatttattttgttgttttatgaaacatattatttccaaatcaatcaatcattatcaagttttaaaaaaatgcaaagacaggataatgatagctcttctcataaaatatgaagcgtgggcccaccttcaataacaatgacataatattaaattaaaggcatttagaggttttaatgttctgcattctggatgcggtctgcgggtatgtcaagacaatctgtaagtggtcgtgataaggcaatcagtcacgtgtgctttgcgttctttgttcgtatccgcacggtcaaatagcattaatataaaatgtacagaaacctagaatgttgtacatataagttcattttgacctgactgcagactgcagaacgcatccagggtggcattctttagtttgagggaaggcatattttagaaggtaaataattagtttgtacacttaccatgagtaatgggtttataggtcatatgttctggtgcattggaagtagaaggaagaggttcaaaagttgttttcgcagaaataccagaatctggtatatccacagctcccaaacatgttgaatttagttgtttggttgtagttgtaaggggaactgaaagcagataatgaaatgtgaattgggtaataaaatgtcatgttcttacccaactttagggtacaatcagtctagtacatgtcttgctcacattaaaaattactagcttataaatattattaaactagctgacctggctaattaatgtagattgcctaaaatttttcaaattggtccggtactttttttgaagaatttgtattacacaaattactaaagtccctctaactcaacacacattctaagctaaattgtgttacgagtgggtttactacaatattcaagctgtggggttctaacccgcactttaggctatcttggcttcgagttacggagccgatcaaatacaaacaaacaattaaatatttccttttatattattagtataattttagataaacatacctcgttcaactggatttgacttctttggaatgcaatatgaatgatcataaagaactgtaacaaagtatagatataattaataattgaaattatatattatttattgataagcatacaacacatgtttgtggttacaaagaaagaaccttgttaaattgcattcggttggtttgttttggaaaccaaagaaaattaattaagacatctaaataattcagaaaaattgatagatagtaaattaaatttaaaaaaaataattgaagccatcatcatacctgtcttgaggttttctttattggagtcttttacatgaagaggaaactctgtcaaaacttcatctggcaagatgggattgctcaattccagtgttggaatagctgagttcttcagccgagttcctttggcattgaaggattcaggagtgaagtgcccaccacaaacaaacttcagttggtgtaacttttcaataggtacatatgctaagtcttctatgccagcatttttaacccacattcgacaactgaaataagaaatacctattagaaaagaaaaagaataacaaactgaaatttattcatcaactaatttcttttagtattgttatgcaattcatttacagagtacgaaacaaaatactgaaattaaaaattggttatggttatttactgtatgattaaaaatattaatcccagcctttaagtttacacaatcagtaaaattatcttgtaataaatgagtgttattagaaacttaccggtcagaatccagaggaaacctactcaaaagtaagggtgatccaccacgacttcgcctcttattacaaataacgcacttcttgttgtttctactctccattatcagtagaagcctaaaatgaaataggtattaattaaacaaagcctataatttctctccaaccagtgtcaatgccctggttcatgcatttaccagttttgaaagtacatttacattttcatcacatagggttgtttttaatgaataatagatttgtaatagatctaatatttcaagtaagtagataacatacccattaaacagaaaagtaaataagagtttaaacttctgtagaagttgaaacacagcttatttaaaagagtctctatctcacaaaaaacataacactgaacagcaaactttatcacgcccgatacggaggaacttaatcaactcaacgtaaacgacagaaaagtttatttacagtaatattgcaccaaatctgagaaaataacttcacacgaatcaattcgccggttaaaaactcaaactcaattgacagacattttttttcatttgtcaaactaacaatactaccaacataaggacactaacaattatttttagtatggtggtattgatccgcgggttcccctgctatagtgaaatcaatccaaaatgcactttattacttaaggggtaaggttgtatatcaattgctacatatagagactagtttttgtatgagaagtgtctacccactggttAGAAACGTTCGATTTAAGTTGACAGGAGGGCGGAGCGGCGCGAAGTTAGCTGCGATCTTCACTCTGGTTCCGCGCCTTTGAcgtcatgagttgttttcttgcgcccatagatggcgctaacaagtaggatggtgcaactcaactttAGTGTTTTTTGTAAACATAAATTTTAACACAGATCTATCTACCTATTTACCTGTATTGatactaataaataactttctatttctttttaatgaataatatttacttCAGGTTTTGATTTAATAAAGTGGGTGTATCTTTCTGTATGTAGTGAAAAGGTCACGTTCGACACCTACGAACACCTACTGCTGAAGTTCTGACAAGTCTATTATCTATAGACTGCATAAGGCTTTCGCTTTACTTAAGGCATTACGTGATTGAATTTAATAAGTGtacttttaaaatgtcttaTGTGTTGTGTGTAATAAGTATGTTTAGTTTTGATAAAAACTCGAAGTAGTAATTTAtaggtttaaataaaaaacatatttaaatcacgcgtatttattttttattaactcgAGTGTGGTAGCTATGCTTTTCGCTATTCTCAACCAATACACATTAATTgacaataatataaattatgctTACAATTAAGggtacaaaaataaaatgtaaaaaatcacTAACTATCTACATATAAATACCGGCGAATGTATAACTTTTAACTCTAAAATAAACAACACATTCATTATTTCTCAAAAgctgattttaaaataataaaacaaaactgttttatcgtgaaaattatgaaatattttccaTGTAATGATTAAcaatgttatttaaaattttgacaataaaacaaacgaaaaatttaccaaattttatattttctaaattattatgttagtaactttttataaataaaaacaaatctgCAAATCCAAcactgtttttttaataataactttttcaaggacattaatttacaaatgttcgttatttttctatctacaacaAACAGATCTATTCATATACAGGACATGAAGTCTTTTCATTACCtaatattcatattttcatcattttcaaccgacttcaaaaaaggaggaggttctcaattcgacccgtatgttttttttttttttttttttctatgtttgttacgcgataactccgccaaatatgaaccgatttgaacaaatcttttttcggcgtataggtaatacctcaagggtggtcccatttaaatttaataatagaaaaaacaacccccaa from Ostrinia nubilalis chromosome 4, ilOstNubi1.1, whole genome shotgun sequence carries:
- the LOC135088467 gene encoding THAP domain-containing protein 5-like, with product MESRNNKKCVICNKRRSRGGSPLLLSRFPLDSDRCRMWVKNAGIEDLAYVPIEKLHQLKFVCGGHFTPESFNAKGTRLKNSAIPTLELSNPILPDEVLTEFPLHVKDSNKENLKTVLYDHSYCIPKKSNPVERVPLTTTTKQLNSTCLGAVDIPDSGISAKTTFEPLPSTSNAPEHMTYKPITHDDKNICHQDAQAEILVHSYKRPKKNIEMKDTSSTFTIKEKRLWRQLQNAKKNNKEYSEVKSEFRQVRFGSADIVSKGCSAE